A stretch of the Lolium perenne isolate Kyuss_39 chromosome 3, Kyuss_2.0, whole genome shotgun sequence genome encodes the following:
- the LOC127338587 gene encoding putative calcium-binding protein CML19, which yields MASTEVSNPPSSKRLSPKGSFKLSLPGLLACGQCKATTVSPPDSPTGPGARSARSLSSSASSSMGTSSRGRERDRQAELREIFRHFDRDMDGLISGLELRDFFASMGDGGAAAALELDAASGGGGDLTLGFEEFARIVERKGGEEEEREDLRRAFQAFEAVKGSGRITPRGLQRVLSQLGDDPSVAECQAMIRAYDDDGDGELDFHDFNRMMSHG from the coding sequence ATGGCGAGCACCGAGGTCTCCAACCCGCCGTCGTCCAAGCGCCTGTCCCCGAAGGGCAGCTTCAAGCTCAGCCTGCCAGGCCTGCTTGCCTGCGGCCAGTGCAAGGCCACCACCGTGTCGCCCCCGGACTCCCCAACCGGCCCCGGCGCGAGGTCCGCGCGGTCCCTATCGTCGTCGGCGTCATCGTCCATGGGCACGTCGTCTCGCGGGCGCGAGCGCGACCGCCAGGCGGAGCTCCGGGAGATCTTCCGCCACTTCGACCGCGACATGGACGGCCTGATCTCCGGCCTGGAGCTCCGCGACTTCTTCGCGTCgatgggcgacggcggcgcggcggccgcGCTGGAGCTGGACGcggccagcggcggcggcggcgacctcaCGCTGGGGTTCGAGGAGTTCGCGCGGATCGTGGAGCGGAAgggcggggaggaggaggagcgcgaggaCCTGCGGCGCGCGTTCCAGGCCTTCGAGGCCGTCAAGGGCTCCGGCCGGATCACGCCGCGCGGCCTGCAGCGCGTGCTCAGCCAGCTCGGCGACGACCCGTCAGTCGCCGAGTGCCAGGCCATGATACGCgcctacgacgacgacggcgacggcgagctcgACTTCCACGATTTCAACCGCATGATGAGCCATGGCTAG